One Hermetia illucens chromosome 4, iHerIll2.2.curated.20191125, whole genome shotgun sequence DNA segment encodes these proteins:
- the LOC119655239 gene encoding immediate early response 3-interacting protein 1, whose product MFTLWALVEVSLLCLNAVCVLHEERFLAKIGWGANNVQGFGEPPSVKSQVLNLIRSIRTVMKIPLIFLNIVAIIFKLVLG is encoded by the exons ATGTTTACTCTGTGGGCTTTAGTTGAAGTTTCCTTGTTATGTTTAAACGCCGTATGTGTCCTCCACGAGGAGCGGTTTCTAGCCAAAA TTGGCTGGGGGGCCAACAACGTCCAGGGGTTCGGCGAGCCGCCTTCAGTTAAGTCGCAAGTCCTCAACCTGATCCGGTCAATACGGACCGTcatgaaaa TTCCGCTGATATTCCTCAACATAGTCGCAATTATATTCAAACTCGTACTCGGATAA
- the LOC119655238 gene encoding biogenesis of lysosome-related organelles complex 1 subunit 2 → MSSNNTCPTDSPMRGPTLSTSTSSFEAFDPHDPNLSKLATKMFRTTEEYIAHELNAPLEDYKLLEDMNKATQAKYSDMQQIADNLVISTTELHDKLVALEPFMNQIDEIEATVNKLEAAVYKLDSYSLALETKFKALMQKRV, encoded by the exons ATGAGCTCAAACAACACTTGCCCCACGGACTCGCCGATGCGCGGCCCAACGCTGTCGACGAGTACGTCCAGTTTCGAAGCGTTCGATCCGCACGACCCGAATCTAAGCAAATTGGCGACGAAGATGTTTAGGACGACGGAAGAATACATTGCCCACGAATTGAACGCTCCACTTGAAGATTACAAACTCCTGGAGGACATGAACAAAGCGACTCAAGCCAAATACTCGGACATGCAACAAATCGCAGACAATCTAGTCATTTCCACTACGGAACTCCATGACAAACTTGTTGCCCTG GAACCCTTCATGAACCAAATCGACGAGATCGAGGCGACCGTCAACAAGCTGGAGGCCGCCGTCTACAAATTGGACTCATATTCGCTGGCGCTAGAAACCAAGTTCAAAGCTTTAATGCAAAAGAGAGTTTAA
- the LOC119655237 gene encoding probable phenylalanine--tRNA ligase, mitochondrial produces MLAIRFLRSVSPPLKCVRRSYKTNVSAQNTLEIRNNVYQTDEWTNITPKILSYIGLNKHLQKNHPLSIIRQRIVNYFYRSYTNSRGNPLFSVHDKICPVVTVQQNFDNLLVPADHPSRAKSDCYYINKHYLLRAHTTAHQIELIKSGLDNFLAVGDVYRRDEIDSTHYPVFHQLDAVRLISQDKLFGNNLDLHIFESSYKVNPSSFSPINSSSKCIDQSKQPCHTLEAVKLTEHELKTILLGLAKDLFGNNIEHRWIDTYFPFTQPSWELEIYYKGNWMEVLGCGIMRHEILESCGVTNSIGYAFGLGLERLAMVLFDIPDIRLFWSNDTGFLHQFNESNLYKLNKYKPVSVYPQCKNDLSFWLPENQDIDSFSANDFYDIVRNVGGDIVEQISLVDKFKHPKTGKSSLCFRIVYRHMERTLTQAEVNEIHSKIAQSCVEQLEVTIR; encoded by the exons ATGCTTGCAATTCGGTTTTTAAGGTCCGTCTCGCCGCCCCTGAAATGTGTACGCCGCTCCTACAAGACCAACGTTAGTGCCCAGAACACCCTAGAGATCCGCAACAATGTCTACCAAACGGACGAGTGGACGAACATCACCCCGAAAATCCTCTCCTACATTGGCTTGAACAAACACCTTCAGAAGAATCACCCGCTCTCGATTATCCGGCAGCGCATTGTTAACTATTTCTACCGATCCTACACCAACTCGAGAGGGAATCCTTTGTTCAGTGTCCACGATAAAATATGCCCGGTCGTTACGGTGCAGCAGAACTTCGACAACTTGTTGGTGCCGGCGGATCACCCAAGTCGCGCCAAGTCCGACTGTTATTATATTAATAAACATTATTTGCTTCGAGCGCACACCACAGCTCATCAG ATCGAACTAATCAAATCCGGCCTGGACAACTTCTTGGCGGTAGGCGACGTGTATCGCCGGGACGAGATTGACTCCACTCACTACCCAGTCTTCCACCAACTGGACGCAGTTCGGTTGATCAGTCAAGACAAACTATTTGGAAACAATCTCGACCTGCACATCTTCGAATCGTCCTACAAAGTCAACCCGTCGTCCTTCTCGCCGATCAACTCAAGCTCGAAATGCATAGACCAGTCGAAGCAGCCGTGCCACACCTTGGAAGCGGTCAAACTCACAGAACACGAACTCAAAACAATTCTCCTGGGCTTAGCCaaggatttattcggaaacaacaTCGAGCATCGCTGGATCGACACTTATTTCCCCTTCACACAACCCTCATGGGAGCTGGAAATTTACTACAAAGGTAACTGGATGGAAGTGCTTGGCTGCGGAATCATGCGCCATGAAATTCTGGAAAGTTGCGGCGTAACTAATTCAATTGGCTACGCTTTCGGCTTGGGGCTGGAGCGCCTGGCAATGGTTCTCTTCGATATACCGGACATTCGACTGTTCTGGAGCAACGATACTGGCTTCCTGCATCAGTTCAACGAGAGCAATCTATACAAACTGAATAAATATAAACCTGTGTCGGTGTATCCGCAATGCAAAAACGATCTCTCGTTCTGGCTCCCCGAAAATCAGGATATCGACTCGTTCTCCGCAAATGACTTTTACGATATCGTGCGGAATGTCGGGGGTGACATTGTCGAACAG ATATCCCTCGTCGATAAATTCAAACACCCGAAAACCGGGAAGTCAAGTTTGTGTTTCAGAATAGTTTACCGACACATGGAGCGGACTCTAACTCAGGCTGAAGTGAATGAAATTCACTCTAAAATTGCACAATCATGTGTTGAACAATTGGAAGTAACAATTCGATAG
- the LOC119655152 gene encoding GPI mannosyltransferase 2: MNPKVTSLALSSRVLVLVLQFVSNWLMPDHKPDVFKSPRNVSAAEPLDRVPKFLLGGLVRWDAEYFLHVSEFGYTYENTLAFYPLFPAVVKLITEGVLWLLPFLSFRYAALIVATAVNIYFFYRAANCLYDLTLRVLGDAVLAWNAVVLFCFNPASIFFSAPYSECLFSWLSFSLMLECATKMSALKVIATLALSFLCRSNGLLNIGFPIYFVFRTVLLKKTVFNIFKLVFMIALALVPLALYHMYIYELFCLQRPTNHSTNIVDYAVKKQLVLAGPRSNGNSPWCDSALPYSYSYVQQTYWDVGLFNYYKLKQIPNFALAAPILVLISTKSISFLAQIAKELPYRGFAEVVRTTRSIPFVMHGLALTVFCTLFVHIQVSTRLLASSTPILYWFAAEYLPKSFEGLSFSLPHPKSMRALIIYWFGGYFAIGTFLFSNFYPWT, translated from the coding sequence ATGAATCCAAAAGTTACGTCGTTGGCGCTGTCGAGCCGTGTTTTGGTGCTAGTTCTTCAGTTCGTATCTAACTGGTTGATGCCTGACCATAAGCCGGACGTTTTCAAGTCACCGCGAAATGTAAGCGCCGCAGAACCTCTGGACAGAGTCCCGAAATTCCTTCTAGGCGGTCTCGTCAGGTGGGATGCCGAGTACTTTCTGCATGTATCCGAGTTCGGCTACACCTACGAGAACACTCTGGCCTTCTACCCACTGTTTCCTGCTGTGGTGAAGCTGATTACCGAAGGTGTCCTCTGGCTGCTGCCTTTCCTGTCGTTCCGTTATGCGGCGCTGATAGTAGCAACCGCCGTTAACATTTACTTCTTCTATCGGGCCGCGAACTGCCTCTACGACTTGACCCTCAGGGTGCTGGGAGACGCGGTGCTTGCGTGGAATGCTGTCGTTCTGTTCTGCTTCAACCCCGCCTCAATATTCTTCTCAGCACCCTACTCGGAGTGCCTCTTCAGCTGGCTCTCCTTCAGCCTTATGCTCGAGTGCGCGACCAAGATGTCGGCGCTCAAAGTGATCGCAACCCTGGCACTGAGTTTCCTGTGTCGGTCAAATGGCCTTCTGAATATCGGCTTCCCAATATACTTCGTGTTTAGAACTGTTTTATTGAAGAAGACTGTCTTTAACATTTTCAAACTTGTGTTCATGATAGCTTTGGCCCTGGTGCCGCTGGCCCTCTATCACATGTACATTTACGAGCTGTTCTGCCTGCAGCGACCAACCAACCATTCCACCAACATCGTCGACTACGCCGTCAAAAAACAGTTGGTCTTGGCCGGGCCAAGATCCAACGGCAACTCGCCCTGGTGCGACTCGGCGCTGCCCTACTCGTATTCGTACGTGCAGCAAACCTACTGGGACGTGGGCCTGTTCAACTACTACAAGCTGAAGCAAATTCCAAATTTCGCCTTAGCCGCTCCCATTTTAGTTCTAATTTCGACCAAGTCGATAAGTTTCTTAGCACAAATAGCCAAAGAACTGCCGTACCGGGGGTTCGCGGAGGTAGTTCGAACCACCAGATCCATTCCGTTTGTGATGCATGGCCTAGCCCTGACTGTCTTCTGCACACTCTTCGTTCATATCCAGGTGTCAACCCGGCTCCTGGCCTCCTCGACGCCAATTCTTTACTGGTTTGCGGCCGAGTATCTACCAAAAAGTTTCGAGGGCCTGAGTTTCTCCCTACCCCATCCCAAGTCGATGAGagctttaataatttattgGTTCGGTGGATATTTCGCGATCGGAACGTTTTTGTTTAGCAACTTTTATCCATGGACTTGA